TGATTTTGGGTAATGTGATGTCAATGCCAGACGTGGTACGCTTTCAAGAAAGTCAATGGATGGATGTCTATTCGGATAACTCAGTTTGCATTTCATGGGACCTGCGGAGATAATTTTACGGGAATGGGATTTGTGGATTGGATTTTAGTACACTGGTTGATTCTTCTAGGTTGAGATAGAAATGCTAGATGCCTGAGCATTTTAATGATTCTTGGGAATAGTTATGTCTGATGCACAATGATATGGAATTACTTGCAGGGGTTGTGGCGGAACCAACGGCAGCTACATGTGTTTCCAAGCCGTTGTTGCTTAATGCTGTTCGTGGAAAAGAGGTGGAAAGACCTCCGGTTTGGCTCATGAGACAAGCAGGGAGGTATATGAAGGCAGGTCTATCTTTACTCGAATATCTGTTTCTGCAgcagttttgttttttggagTCTACTGATTCTGTCTGTGTTTGTGACTTTCGGGGTTTGCTCTAGTTCCCATTTCTTGGTATTTCGTGCGTTTAGTTAGTGAAATTTGCTTGAGCAGCATTTGGCAGTAGTAACCTAAATTTTAGCAAACTTCTGACCAAGAAATGCTGATGAATTCTCAGAGGAGAATGAGATAGTCATAAAACTGTATGCTTCGACCGAGTGAACAGTTAGTGAACAGTTGTAATGACTTAGGTGTCTCTTTGTTCTGCTCAGAATTGCATCACTGGATTGGTTATCAGAGAGCACTGCTAAGTGGTGTGTTTACTTTAATATGGTTTTCTCTGTCACTGTTGGCAATTCTCTTGGATTGCTGGTTCTCTTGTATGTATCAGATATTTGCTCGTACCAGTTCTATATTTTTTCCTAGTTTCTAACTTGTTTCACtttgttgaaaatttcttgTTACAGAGTTACCAAGATATCTGTGAGAGGTATCCTTCCTTTCGTGAAAGATCTGAGAATGTTGACCTTGTAGTGGAAATATCCTTGCAGCCATGGAATGTCTTTAAGCCCGACGGGGTAAGTATCTCCAAAGAATGTTTCCCTACATTTTCTACATAGTATTATTCAGGTCATAAGTGTGTATGCGACATTTTTCCTCTGGTCAGAAACGTCCTTCTTAAGTACTGTTTGGCTATTGAGCTTAGATTAGATGAGCTCTATCAGAAAGGGATACTTTCATGCTTGGCCATGCTAGTGAAATTTAAACCACATATATGTAATTTGGTCAAGATAACCTGGAAAATGAGATGCAACCACATTGAACTgtaaatgacaatattttcagtGAATCACAATCCTTCAACTCAAAAGGAAAGTTGTGACGCGCTTAAGTTTACAACTTAGCCCAATGCAAAGCTAACTTTCAGCATCAAAATTGTCTTTCATAACAAGAACTTATACTGTCTTGTGATGTCTTGTTTCTCTATCTTCCTATACTGGCATACTGATGTATATTCATTTGTGCAGGTTATTTTGTTCTCGGACATTCTCACCCCTCTTACAGGAATGAATATACCATTTGACATTGTCAAGGGTAAGGGTCCTGTCATCTTCAATCCGGTACAGACAATTGCTGATGTTGATCAAGTGAGAGAATTTACTCCTGAAGGTTCAGTGCCCTATGTGGGAGAAGCATTGAAGATTTTGCGAAAAGAGGTCTTTCTCTGCATATCTTAGAATTTATCAACATCTTTGTGATCTATCTTTGTGCTTGTTTTCCTATTTGAAGATTGTCACTCCATTATGGTGCTATGCACTAGATATAGGTGCCCCATGTTTTATGCACGAGACCTAATTGTTCGACAGTCATGCAAGAGTTGGTTTTAAAAAGTTCAATCTTTAACAAAGACTTTGCTATTCTTGCCATGAATACTTAGTCATATTATTTACTACCAAAATGATCACGGTAACCAAAGAGATATTCCTAACTGTGTATGCATATATCGAGGGAAAAAAGCCTTAAGCAAAATGCCAGTAGAATTACTGGTGTTGGCTGTTAAGTTTGCTCAAACTGTTTCATTCGTGATACCATTTCtcttcatgataaatttttatgTGCATGTGACAACCGAACTACAGACTATAATATAACAAAGTATATGTGTTAGACTAAACTGATTCACCAATCCACATTGGAATTGTTGGGCTATGGTAACGAAGTGTATGATTTACAGGTGGATAATGAAGCAGCAGTCTTGGGTTTTGTCGGTGCTCCTTTTACTTTAGCATCTTATGTGATTGAAGGTGGTTCATCAAAGAACTTCACAAAGATAAAGAAATTAGCTTTCTCGCAACCCAAGGTAGTCACGGgatatttcttttatctttataATTTACTTTAGCTTTGTGCTTCGCAAGACGGCTGCATTTGCAATACCACCACACTCAGTTTACTGAGATCCATGGCACTGGCAATCAGATTGATGGAATTTTGTGTCAGGTACTACATGCATTGCTCGAGAAATTCACAACCTCCATGGCAAAGTACATTAAGTACCAAGCTGACAATGGAGCTCAGGTTGTTCAGATCTTTGATTCATGGGCCACAGAGCTCAGTCCCGAAGATTTTGAGGTGTTCAGCTTGCCTTATCTGAAGCAAATTGTGGATTCTGTGAAGCAAAGCCATCCAAATCTCCCTCTAATTCTTTATGCTAGTGGATCTGGTGGCTTGCTCGAGAGGTTAGCCTTGACAGGTGTTGACGTTGTCAGCTTGGATTGGACAGTCGACATGGCAGAAGGTAGGAGGCGACTGGGAGCTGACGTGGCTGTCCAAGGTAACGTGGACCCAGGGGTCCTTTTTGGCTCAAAGGAGTTCATTACCAAGCGGATACATGATACCGTGAGGAAAGCTGGTAAAGGGAAACATATCTTGAATCTTGGTCATGGCATTAAAGTAGGTACACCGGAGGAAAACGTTGCTCATTTTTTTGACGTTGCGAAAGATATTCGATATTAGCAGCCAATGTCAAATAGCAAACCTTCTTACTGATCATGGTGCTGTtctgcttttcattttcaaccTTCTTTCTTTGGCGTGGTCTGTAATCTCTAGCTGTCCATTTAGGGAAACGATAATCATATTGAGGACGAATGCTATTTGCACAGttattttttagggaaaaagtaGATGAATTGCATAAGTAAGATCCCATCTACCACAAGAACTTATTTTTGCGAACAATTGTTTTAACGCTTGAGCTTTGAAAGAGCTTCCAAAATACATTCGGGTCAGTCGAATGGTTGTATGAAGATAGCCTTCTTGCCTTCTTGTGTGAATATATGTTTTGCCTTCGATGTCCTGCTGAAAGTGAATATGCGTTCCAAAAATCTCCTTCGTTATTTCTTTCTGGACTATTGCAGTCCAAAAAGttctatatatatgtatgaacTCGCCTCACGAGATTCGAGACACATGTACGACCGTGTTAACCGCTGGCCATTTCTTTAACCCTCTTTTGAGAATGTTTCCTAGCGTGTACTAGTCCATGCGAGAAACTGGTGGAGTTGATTAGTATAATGCAGAGGGTATTTCTTACACAACATATACCATCCCAACCTCAAGGAGAGACACTGGAGGCACTTTCAGTGCCACATCTTGTCCCCTACAATTTCTCCTCAGAAAGTTGTAGCCGAAATTGAGGGCCAGCCTTTTCAGAAGGGATGATCCTTGCTTCGCTCGTACATGCGACTGTCCAAGTATGAATGCAGTCCCTGATTGCTGAGCTGCTAACAGATCGTGCAGTTCTTCTCGCATCTGCTTCTCTATCTCGGTCCTTGAATCGGCCTCGGATACATCATCCTGGGCAAACCTCACTGTCTTTTTCGCAGCACCCACGGGTTCCATTTCTATGACATCAGCTAAACTTTCTATGCTCGGAAAGCCAAGAGATACACTTGCACAGCTCGGGCTTTCTCCAATCTCATAAGCCGGGGCTCCGGTGATCGAGACTCTCCTTATCACTGTCAATCTATGCTCGCTTGACGAAGATCCATTGGAACTGGGACAATCATCCTTGACACCAGAACCGATTGCGTCTCTTTGAGTCCAGTTCAAGTGTATGAACTCAGCAAGTCTGTTGACTAGCTCGGCTTCAAAAGAATCCACATCCTGGTGGACATCTCGGTAGCCATACCGAATGATGCATCGGTAGGAACGGTGCGATGAGGGCCCCACACGGCCCACAAGATACCGCTCTTCAGGTGGCACATGAGGCACGGGAACTGACTTTAGGCACACGAAGACGAGAATGCGGTGGAATGCGGGGAGGTTGGTGACAAAGCGGGAGAAGTTGGCGGGAATTCCTGAGATGAGATCGGTGAAAACTACACCTATTCCAGGGACTCGAATGATTCCCAAGCTTGGACCCAAGTCTAGAAGCCACTCCAGTGAAACCTTGTTGTGGAGGTCAAATTCGTACTTTTTAATGGAGGCATAATGCCAGACAAACATGACGGTCATGAGGAAGAGCGCTAAGAGGATGGGGAGCCATGCGCCCTCGGCAAACTTGGTCAGTGATGCTGAGAAGTAGAGCAGCTCGATTGAGCCGAAAAAGAGTAGAAAGCAGAGAGACAGAATAGGAGGTTTGTGCCAACAGAGAATTATGACCAAGGATGTGAGGCATGTGGTTACCAGCATTACCGTCATTACTGCCAGACCTGCATCGTGGAGAAAGTAGTTCAACACAATTTGAACCAAGGAATTAGCTCGTGTCAGGTTTTCTTTGGCAGGGCCTAAACAATAGGATCAAGTGAATTTCAGTACGGATGGAGGCATACAAGCCATACCTGAAGCATTTCCCATGTGTTTTATGTCTCTGAATCCGATGGTCACAGCAATGCAGAGGATCATGAGCATCCAGTTGATCTCAGGGATATAAACCTGCCCATGGATCTTGTCCGAAGTGTGGACGACTTTGACTCTCGGAAAACAACCGAGCGATTGACTTTGGTTTATTATGGAGAATGTCCCACTGATGATCGCTTGGCTTCCCACCACAGAGGCAAGAATGGCTACTATAAGAACAGGCCATCTCACAATTTCTGCAGATAAAATTGTGTCATTTAATCCATACATCTTTTAACAGTAGAACGGATGGTCTAAATTGATCAATACGGCGAGCATTCACACCACTTTCCCAACAGGATCATGACTAGTTTgataacaaatgaaaaatatgtttGTTTGAATCAAGTATCTGTATACAAGCATAGTCTACATTCTGGTAAATAATGGACGgtgatttgatttcttgcaTCAAACTCTAGTTTGgaagaagagggagggagggctATACTTGGAACTGAGAGGTAGAAACTGATTGGGTTTTGGTTGTCATGATGCTTGGAGAGGTAAGCAGCCTGACCCATGTATGCCAATATGAGAGCTGGATAAACTAGAAAGGTGAAAGCAATCTGCGGCCAGAATAAACATGAACTGTGACTTCATTGGCAAATCAAACATTTCCCAAACAAAAGATTGATATGGACTGATAATAGCTGAGGAGAACCTGAATTGCTGTGCACGAGAAGTGGCCAAGATCGGCAAACATAGCTTCAGATCCTGCATAAAATGAACCAATTTCTGTCATCTGATGGCTATGAACATGAAGTGAATCGAGCATTTTAGTCCCTAGATACTAGATAACCGGGAGTTCAATGTCAACTATGAGGAACATCAAATCAAACTGTCCAGAGATTGACAACTGAGGATGCCAATATCATGAAATAACTATTAGGAATCGAAACCGTGTTCTTACCAGTGAAATCACATGTTCTATCtgggccaaaaaaataaaaataaatacctGTTATGCACAGTAGGACTCCTCCCAGAGACAACCACCCGCCCATCCTGGTCTTCCTCAAGAACTTGAACATATAATAAGGAGAAAGCGCCTTATAGACGTGTGGGTTCCAGTGCAGTATGTTGTACAAGCCAAGGGCACTAATGCATAGCAACCAGGTCAACACGACAGGTGCAAACAAGAATCCAATTCGATGCGTGCCATAGTGTTGAAGAGCAAATAGACAGACCAGTATGAAACATGTAATAGGAACAACAGCATCTGCAATAAGGGGAAACTGAATTACAAAACCAGACACAAAAATGTAGCCAATAAATCCTCTTCCTAAAAGTATACAACATCAGCTGACGatcaaaagaggagagagaatggaacAATTGAGAATTATCTGCAGATGCTTGCTCCATTAAGAGGATTATTTGTAAGGGAAGTTTTCTCAGATTAGAATCCAGAATATGAAAACTGGAGAAGACCTTGCCATGGAATCATTAAGAAACAACTTCCGAGGCAAATGGTCAGTGGTCACACAATTGCATTTCCATGGAAAGaggtttcctttttcttcgGCGGAGAACTCATGCAGACAAGCCAAGAACGTGTGTGGTCAAAACGATGCTGGGGGTGTTCATATCATAAAAACTACAAGTATACTTTTACAAATTTCCCAGAAGATGTACGTTCTGCTTAATTAATGTTTGAGGAAGAAGTTGTATTCTGATGCTTGCACATGTTATGTACCTTGTAATATGCATATCCATTTTATTATGGCATACCATAAGTTTAAATTTCCTTTGGCCTCCTATTAGAGACAAAAATTCATTAAGGATCTTCTGGACTGAGGATTAAGACAGACGACTAAACAGAGGAGAGAATATGAGCAGTCTGGTCCCCAACTTGGGAACGGTCCCAACCGTTCATACCAGATAGGCCTTTTTCCCCTCATCATCTAGGATAGAGCAACATGATCCAGTCATCACCTTCAAGAATTAGAGATACAAACTCTATCgcttataatatattttccacGA
This Eucalyptus grandis isolate ANBG69807.140 chromosome 7, ASM1654582v1, whole genome shotgun sequence DNA region includes the following protein-coding sequences:
- the LOC104454453 gene encoding uroporphyrinogen decarboxylase; this translates as MSSSHCYSSSTMASLSAVSTAQARSSSPSFAFLPNSKPRSRVACALGGVVAEPTAATCVSKPLLLNAVRGKEVERPPVWLMRQAGRYMKSYQDICERYPSFRERSENVDLVVEISLQPWNVFKPDGVILFSDILTPLTGMNIPFDIVKGKGPVIFNPVQTIADVDQVREFTPEGSVPYVGEALKILRKEVDNEAAVLGFVGAPFTLASYVIEGGSSKNFTKIKKLAFSQPKVLHALLEKFTTSMAKYIKYQADNGAQVVQIFDSWATELSPEDFEVFSLPYLKQIVDSVKQSHPNLPLILYASGSGGLLERLALTGVDVVSLDWTVDMAEGRRRLGADVAVQGNVDPGVLFGSKEFITKRIHDTVRKAGKGKHILNLGHGIKVGTPEENVAHFFDVAKDIRY
- the LOC104454454 gene encoding potassium transporter 2, whose protein sequence is MDLGYGRCWKSSEESWKTIMLLAYQSLGVVYGDLSISPLYVYASTFAEDIQHSDTNEEIYGVLSFVFWTLTLVPLFKYVFIVLQADDNGEGGTFALYSLICRHAKVSLLPNRQVADEELSTYKLEHPPENKNSSKLKTLLERHRRLHTALLILVLLGTCMVIGDGLLTPAISVFSAVSGLELSMSKEHHQYAVVPITCFILVCLFALQHYGTHRIGFLFAPVVLTWLLCISALGLYNILHWNPHVYKALSPYYMFKFLRKTRMGGWLSLGGVLLCITGSEAMFADLGHFSCTAIQIAFTFLVYPALILAYMGQAAYLSKHHDNQNPISFYLSVPKIVRWPVLIVAILASVVGSQAIISGTFSIINQSQSLGCFPRVKVVHTSDKIHGQVYIPEINWMLMILCIAVTIGFRDIKHMGNASGLAVMTVMLVTTCLTSLVIILCWHKPPILSLCFLLFFGSIELLYFSASLTKFAEGAWLPILLALFLMTVMFVWHYASIKKYEFDLHNKVSLEWLLDLGPSLGIIRVPGIGVVFTDLISGIPANFSRFVTNLPAFHRILVFVCLKSVPVPHVPPEERYLVGRVGPSSHRSYRCIIRYGYRDVHQDVDSFEAELVNRLAEFIHLNWTQRDAIGSGVKDDCPSSNGSSSSEHRLTVIRRVSITGAPAYEIGESPSCASVSLGFPSIESLADVIEMEPVGAAKKTVRFAQDDVSEADSRTEIEKQMREELHDLLAAQQSGTAFILGQSHVRAKQGSSLLKRLALNFGYNFLRRNCRGQDVALKVPPVSLLEVGMVYVV